A genome region from Manis javanica isolate MJ-LG chromosome 3, MJ_LKY, whole genome shotgun sequence includes the following:
- the TIGIT gene encoding T-cell immunoreceptor with Ig and ITIM domains isoform X1, translating to MVFFVARPMQFVYLLRALSVFDTVFAELGFSETLSPQRLSFTLPSAVDQFLWQKRPHLLPVGRLGRSMQWCLLLIWAQGLRQAPLPASGAVTGRIVTMGNISAEEGGSVTLQCQLSSTTAKVTQVNWEHQHRVLAVHHANLGWHIYPAFQERVAPGPDLGLTLQSLTVNDTGSYFCIYHTYPDGIYKGMVFLEVLQVAEHSSGFRIPWLGAMVTVLVVVCTVVIIVVTLARKKSLRIHSMESGLGRMASEQEEWCPGLPPPPASDVQEEDVPAGLCGEQTDDDYAEPHDYFNVLSYRSLGSFSFPAQTGTGTERECEARLSFANS from the exons ATGGTCTTTTTTGTGGCTCGCCCTATGCAGTTTGTGTACTTGTTGAGAGCTTTATCTGTCTTTGACACTGTTTTTGCTGAACTCGGTTTTTCCGAGACCCTTTCTCCTCAGAGGCTCAGTTTCACCTTGCCATCTGCAGTCGACCAGTTTCTGTGGCAGAAGAGGCCACATCTACTTCCTGTAGGCCGCCTGGGCAGAAGCATGCAGTGGTGTCTCCTCCTGATCTGGGCCCAGGGGCTGCGGCaggctcccctcccagcctcag GAGCTGTGACAGGAAGAATAGTCACAATGGGCAACATTTCTGCAGAGGAAGGTGGCTCTGTCACCTTACAGTGTCAGCTCTCCTCCACCACTGCCAAGGTGACTCAGGTCAACTGGGAGCATCAGCACCGAGTGCTGGCCGTTCATCACGCCAACTTGGGGTGGCACATCTACCCAGCCTTCCAGGAGCGAGTGGCCCCAGGTCCAGACCTGGGCCTCACCCTCCAGTCGCTGACCGTGAATGACACAGGGAGCTACTTCTGCATCTATCACACCTACCCCGACGGGATCTACAAAGGGATGGTCTTTCTGGAGGTCCTTCAAG TTGCTGAGCACAGCTCTGGGTTCCGGATCCCATGGCTTGGAGCCATGGTCACAGTGCTGGTAGTCGTCTGCACAGTGGTCATCATTGTGGTCACACTGGCCAGAAAG AAATCTCTCAGAATCCATTCCATGGAAAGTGGCCTCGGGAGAATGGCATCTGAACAGGAGGAATGGTGCCCGGGCTTGCCGCCGCCCCCTGCAAGCGATGTCCAGGAGGAAGATGTGCCTGCCGGCCTCTGCGGAGAGCAGACGGATGATGACTACGCTGAGCCCCACGACTACTTCAACGTCCTGAGCTACAGAAGCCTCGGGAGCTTCAGCTTCCCAGCACAGACCG GCACGGGAACTGAGAGAGAATGCGAGGCAAGGCTGTCGTTTGCCAACAGTTAA
- the TIGIT gene encoding T-cell immunoreceptor with Ig and ITIM domains isoform X2, protein MVFFVARPMQFVYLLRALSVFDTVFAELGFSETLSPQRLSFTLPSAVDQFLWQKRPHLLPVGRLGRSMQWCLLLIWAQGLRQAPLPASGAVTGRIVTMGNISAEEGGSVTLQCQLSSTTAKVTQVNWEHQHRVLAVHHANLGWHIYPAFQERVAPGPDLGLTLQSLTVNDTGSYFCIYHTYPDGIYKGMVFLEVLQVAEHSSGFRIPWLGAMVTVLVVVCTVVIIVVTLARKKSLRIHSMESGLGRMASEQEEWCPGLPPPPASDVQEEDVPAGLCGEQTDDDYAEPHDYFNVLSYRSLGSFSFPAQTG, encoded by the exons ATGGTCTTTTTTGTGGCTCGCCCTATGCAGTTTGTGTACTTGTTGAGAGCTTTATCTGTCTTTGACACTGTTTTTGCTGAACTCGGTTTTTCCGAGACCCTTTCTCCTCAGAGGCTCAGTTTCACCTTGCCATCTGCAGTCGACCAGTTTCTGTGGCAGAAGAGGCCACATCTACTTCCTGTAGGCCGCCTGGGCAGAAGCATGCAGTGGTGTCTCCTCCTGATCTGGGCCCAGGGGCTGCGGCaggctcccctcccagcctcag GAGCTGTGACAGGAAGAATAGTCACAATGGGCAACATTTCTGCAGAGGAAGGTGGCTCTGTCACCTTACAGTGTCAGCTCTCCTCCACCACTGCCAAGGTGACTCAGGTCAACTGGGAGCATCAGCACCGAGTGCTGGCCGTTCATCACGCCAACTTGGGGTGGCACATCTACCCAGCCTTCCAGGAGCGAGTGGCCCCAGGTCCAGACCTGGGCCTCACCCTCCAGTCGCTGACCGTGAATGACACAGGGAGCTACTTCTGCATCTATCACACCTACCCCGACGGGATCTACAAAGGGATGGTCTTTCTGGAGGTCCTTCAAG TTGCTGAGCACAGCTCTGGGTTCCGGATCCCATGGCTTGGAGCCATGGTCACAGTGCTGGTAGTCGTCTGCACAGTGGTCATCATTGTGGTCACACTGGCCAGAAAG AAATCTCTCAGAATCCATTCCATGGAAAGTGGCCTCGGGAGAATGGCATCTGAACAGGAGGAATGGTGCCCGGGCTTGCCGCCGCCCCCTGCAAGCGATGTCCAGGAGGAAGATGTGCCTGCCGGCCTCTGCGGAGAGCAGACGGATGATGACTACGCTGAGCCCCACGACTACTTCAACGTCCTGAGCTACAGAAGCCTCGGGAGCTTCAGCTTCCCAGCACAGACCGGTTAG